The following coding sequences are from one Pasteurellaceae bacterium RH1A window:
- a CDS encoding enterobacterial common antigen polymerase has protein sequence MTYFTLILLYLTSLSLIGGAIWRGYQTQGFSFFLIFSLLYAITFYAGFPLSLALHFGFGTELPALEHQFTAFLYGLMGYAIFYISYHWRLQAGKNPPKFANKQAKVTACLLIFIGLVSLIWFLGLNGFLLFRLEKYSQIFSNQVQGVYLKRFFYFFLVGSLLLYLSNPSRKNWWIFGLVGVVFGAVSYMAVGGTRANLALAVAFFLMIGLWHHYLRLRTVFIISLLGVLAMFALALARYKLEVTGAEAVYTFLYLTRDTFSPWENLAKVLSYPLEFQGLMPIVRDFYVYIPQSLWSDRPDIAWNTANYFTKIVLGNQSGLAMSPTLLGAFYIMGGWPYIVGGMVAVGFFVRGLDWIFQRGILCQAYCLANLFNLMVLVREGADAFVSRWVFLSLVFGISWGVSKCLKR, from the coding sequence ATGACCTACTTCACCCTCATTCTTCTCTATCTCACCTCACTCAGCCTGATCGGCGGAGCCATATGGCGAGGCTACCAAACCCAGGGCTTCTCCTTCTTTCTGATCTTCAGCCTGCTCTATGCCATCACCTTTTATGCAGGCTTCCCGCTTTCGCTTGCCCTGCATTTTGGCTTTGGAACAGAACTCCCCGCCCTTGAACACCAATTTACCGCCTTTTTGTATGGCCTGATGGGCTACGCTATCTTCTATATCAGTTACCACTGGCGGTTACAAGCGGGGAAAAATCCTCCAAAATTTGCAAATAAGCAGGCAAAAGTGACCGCTTGCTTGCTTATTTTTATCGGTTTAGTCAGCCTTATTTGGTTTTTAGGCCTTAACGGTTTTCTGCTCTTTAGGCTGGAAAAATACAGCCAAATCTTTTCCAACCAGGTGCAGGGCGTTTACCTGAAACGCTTCTTCTATTTCTTTTTAGTGGGGAGCCTCTTACTTTATTTAAGCAACCCTAGCCGTAAAAACTGGTGGATCTTTGGGCTGGTTGGGGTTGTGTTTGGTGCAGTTAGCTATATGGCCGTGGGCGGAACCCGGGCCAATCTGGCCTTGGCAGTCGCCTTCTTTTTGATGATCGGTTTATGGCACCATTATCTTCGCTTACGCACGGTATTTATTATCTCATTACTCGGTGTCTTGGCCATGTTCGCCCTGGCCCTAGCCCGCTATAAATTGGAGGTAACTGGGGCAGAGGCGGTTTACACCTTCCTTTACTTAACCCGAGATACCTTCTCCCCTTGGGAAAATCTGGCCAAAGTCCTCAGCTATCCTCTAGAATTTCAGGGGCTCATGCCCATTGTGCGGGATTTTTATGTTTATATTCCCCAAAGCCTTTGGTCTGATCGGCCTGATATTGCCTGGAACACAGCCAATTACTTCACCAAGATCGTGTTAGGCAACCAGAGCGGATTGGCCATGTCGCCGACACTCTTGGGGGCTTTCTATATTATGGGGGGCTGGCCCTATATTGTGGGTGGAATGGTTGCTGTTGGATTTTTTGTGCGGGGGTTGGATTGGATCTTTCAAAGGGGGATTTTATGCCAGGCCTATTGCTTGGCCAATCTCTTTAATCTGATGGTCTTGGTGCGGGAGGGGGCGGATGCCTTTGTTTCTCGCTGGGTCTTTTTAAGTCTGGTGTTTGGGATCTCTTGGGGGGTAAGCAAATGTTTGAAACGTTAG
- a CDS encoding endonuclease has translation MSDWLLSFLLGLPILATLLPLLPFNHWTVRIFDFPRPQIAVLNLLCLVLGFFFSGQPIWWFVLLQFLNLACMAYQIWEILAYTRLAKPTVLHYAGPEDERSISLLTSNVLTPNRQVGKLLALIEKWQPDVVLTLETDQWWEDQLAVIEETYPYTVKIPLDNLYGMHLYSRLPLRNTEIRHWVQEDIPSIYTETQLRSGEWIEMYCLHPMPPTPTESATSTNRDAELLLVGQEITQTDKSVLVFGDLNDVAWSATSRLFQKTSGLLDPRIGRGLYSTFHAQIPICRWPLDHIFHSNDFMMREIHVLPEIGSDHFPVYGSFQYHPKAEQAQPEPKVDSDDHQEAQEKIDEAEPEMKVIAEKY, from the coding sequence ATGAGTGATTGGCTTCTTTCTTTTTTGCTAGGCTTGCCTATTTTGGCAACCCTTTTGCCCCTCTTGCCTTTCAACCACTGGACGGTGCGAATTTTTGATTTTCCCCGTCCACAAATTGCGGTTCTTAACCTCTTGTGCTTGGTGTTGGGCTTCTTCTTTTCAGGCCAGCCTATTTGGTGGTTTGTTCTCCTGCAATTCCTCAATTTGGCCTGTATGGCCTACCAAATCTGGGAAATTTTGGCCTACACCCGCCTGGCCAAGCCCACGGTTTTGCATTATGCCGGGCCTGAAGATGAACGTTCTATCTCGTTGCTGACCAGCAATGTGCTGACCCCCAATCGTCAAGTAGGCAAACTGCTCGCCTTAATTGAAAAGTGGCAACCTGATGTGGTCTTGACCTTAGAAACCGATCAGTGGTGGGAAGACCAGTTGGCCGTGATTGAGGAAACCTACCCCTACACGGTCAAAATTCCGCTGGATAACCTCTACGGCATGCACCTTTACAGCCGCCTGCCGCTGAGAAATACTGAAATCCGTCACTGGGTCCAGGAGGATATCCCTTCCATCTACACAGAAACTCAACTGCGTTCGGGCGAGTGGATTGAAATGTACTGCCTCCACCCCATGCCGCCAACCCCGACAGAAAGTGCAACTTCCACCAATCGTGATGCCGAGCTGCTCTTGGTTGGGCAGGAAATTACCCAAACCGACAAATCTGTCTTGGTCTTTGGCGATTTAAACGATGTGGCCTGGTCGGCAACCTCTCGTCTCTTCCAAAAGACCAGTGGCCTGCTCGACCCCCGTATAGGCCGTGGCCTCTACAGCACCTTCCACGCCCAAATTCCCATTTGTCGCTGGCCGCTGGATCACATCTTCCACAGTAACGATTTTATGATGCGGGAAATCCATGTCCTGCCTGAAATTGGCTCGGATCACTTCCCAGTTTACGGTAGCTTCCAATACCACCCGAAGGCCGAACAGGCCCAGCCCGAGCCAAAAGTAGATAGCGATGACCATCAAGAAGCCCAGGAAAAAATTGACGAGGCAGAGCCTGAAATGAAGGTGATTGCAGAGAAGTATTAA
- a CDS encoding lipopolysaccharide N-acetylmannosaminouronosyltransferase: MFETLEVRGIPLQAVQNLDIFANFLINKERVQTGKLIAINAEKVVLSQEPELGKILKHNEWNYADGVSVVCTLKKKYPQYQNLERIAGADLWQALMKRAGDLQVPVFLIGAKENVLTQTLEKLKEQNIAVVGWQDGYFTDEEGLLERVKQSGAKFISVAMGSPKQERLMIKLQEAHPKALYMGVGGTYDVFVGAAKRAPKSWQKLGLEWFYRLLQQPTRYKRQFNLLKYTYYYLTKQL; encoded by the coding sequence ATGTTTGAAACGTTAGAGGTGCGGGGCATTCCCTTGCAAGCGGTGCAAAATCTCGACATTTTTGCAAATTTCCTGATAAATAAAGAGAGGGTGCAGACCGGCAAGCTGATCGCCATTAATGCGGAAAAGGTGGTTTTATCCCAAGAGCCTGAGTTGGGGAAGATTCTCAAGCACAATGAATGGAATTATGCCGATGGGGTCAGTGTCGTTTGTACCCTTAAGAAGAAATATCCTCAATATCAAAATTTAGAACGGATTGCAGGGGCCGATCTCTGGCAGGCCTTGATGAAACGGGCGGGTGACCTGCAAGTGCCAGTTTTTCTGATTGGAGCAAAAGAAAATGTGCTGACCCAAACGCTTGAAAAACTAAAAGAGCAGAATATAGCCGTGGTGGGCTGGCAGGACGGTTATTTCACTGATGAAGAGGGCTTGCTCGAGCGGGTCAAACAAAGCGGGGCCAAGTTTATCAGTGTGGCCATGGGTTCGCCCAAGCAGGAAAGGTTGATGATCAAACTGCAAGAAGCTCATCCCAAAGCCCTTTATATGGGGGTAGGGGGGACTTATGATGTGTTTGTTGGGGCAGCAAAACGTGCACCAAAATCTTGGCAAAAACTGGGGCTGGAATGGTTTTACCGCCTCCTACAACAACCTACCCGTTATAAGCGGCAATTTAACTTACTTAAATACACCTATTATTACCTGACTAAACAGCTATAA